The following proteins are co-located in the Streptomyces sp. NBC_00435 genome:
- a CDS encoding GntR family transcriptional regulator, which produces MRDTARARVPEQQTRKVVRHSVRGQILEALRAALLKGELEPGEIYSGPALGERFGVSATPVREAMQQLAVEGAVECLPNRGFRVLTRTPGDLAELAEVRALLEVPVMLRLARTVAPGAWAALGPAAEAAAEAAAAGDLVRYADADRAFHRAVLALAGNGQLLLVADDLHRRSQWPLPGPSRIRRADLVADAAEHVALLGALAAGDRAPAESLIRTHFTRRTA; this is translated from the coding sequence GTGCGCGATACGGCCCGAGCCCGGGTACCTGAACAGCAGACGCGGAAGGTCGTACGCCATTCGGTGCGCGGGCAGATCCTCGAGGCCCTGCGAGCGGCGCTGCTGAAGGGCGAGCTCGAGCCGGGGGAGATCTACTCCGGCCCGGCGCTGGGGGAGCGGTTCGGGGTCTCGGCGACGCCCGTGCGTGAGGCGATGCAGCAGCTGGCGGTGGAGGGGGCGGTGGAATGCCTCCCGAACCGGGGGTTCCGGGTCCTGACCCGGACCCCGGGGGACCTGGCCGAACTGGCCGAGGTCCGGGCGCTGCTCGAAGTCCCGGTGATGCTGCGGCTCGCCCGTACGGTGGCTCCCGGGGCCTGGGCCGCGCTGGGGCCGGCGGCGGAGGCGGCCGCGGAGGCGGCGGCCGCGGGTGATCTGGTGCGGTACGCCGACGCGGACCGGGCGTTCCACCGGGCGGTGCTGGCCCTGGCGGGCAACGGCCAGCTGCTGCTCGTGGCGGACGACCTCCACCGCCGCTCCCAGTGGCCACTGCCGGGGCCCTCGCGGATCCGGCGGGCGGATCTCGTCGCCGACGCGGCGGAGCACGTGGCGCTGCTCGGCGCTCTGGCCGCGGGGGACCGGGCCCCGGCCGAGTCCCTGATCCGGACCCACTTCACGCGCCGCACCGCGTAG
- a CDS encoding PucR family transcriptional regulator — translation MRLRALLETEALGLRLLGGEEELDRTVRGVMTTDLRDPSRYLSGGELVLTGLAWRRNSADSEPFVRILASAGVAGLAAGEAELGDIPDDLVTACLRNRLPLFAVNEDVAFATITEYVVRQVSGERAGDLAAVVDRHRRLMTSGPAGGGPDVVLDLLTTDLDLRAWVLSPTGRQIAGAGEPLAPGICAALASEHLAAVRTGRRGPHRISIQGITYSLFPIRGAGRGPGSPGARDVRETVLSDWLLAVEADAGDWPAERLDLLQGVTQLIAVERDRRDAARTVRRRLAQEVLELVQTGAPPAEIAARLRVAAPVLLPGLGTAPHWQVVVARVDWEGGDIAGGPVAQSLLEEILVDPSVSGPEPSDRIAVAHAGDEAIALVPLPAPAGEPGEEKGPDTALHAETLLASVRDPLAAGLADDGRLTLGVSAAVHSAEGLRGALEEARHARRVAAARPGRVCAAGHHELASHVLLLPFVPDDVRRAFTARLLDPLRDYDRRHRAELIPTLEAFLDCDGSWTRCATRLHLHVNTLRYRVGRIEQLTARDLSRLEDKLDFFLALRMS, via the coding sequence ATGCGGCTGCGCGCACTGCTGGAAACCGAGGCGCTGGGGCTGCGGCTGCTGGGCGGCGAGGAAGAACTCGACCGGACGGTCCGCGGGGTCATGACGACCGACCTGAGGGATCCCAGCCGATACCTCTCCGGAGGTGAACTGGTCCTCACTGGCCTGGCATGGAGACGAAATTCAGCCGACTCCGAGCCGTTCGTACGAATCCTCGCGAGCGCCGGCGTGGCCGGGCTCGCGGCCGGCGAGGCCGAGCTGGGTGATATTCCCGACGACCTGGTCACGGCGTGTCTGCGCAACCGCCTGCCCTTGTTCGCTGTGAACGAAGACGTTGCATTCGCCACGATCACCGAGTACGTGGTGCGGCAGGTCTCGGGAGAGCGGGCTGGCGATCTCGCGGCCGTCGTGGACCGCCACCGCCGTCTCATGACCTCCGGTCCGGCCGGTGGGGGCCCCGATGTGGTGCTCGATCTGCTCACCACTGACCTCGATCTGCGGGCCTGGGTGCTCTCGCCCACCGGCCGGCAGATCGCCGGGGCGGGCGAGCCGCTGGCGCCGGGCATCTGCGCGGCACTGGCGAGCGAGCACCTCGCGGCGGTCCGGACGGGCCGCCGGGGCCCGCACCGGATCTCCATCCAGGGTATTACCTACTCCCTGTTCCCGATCAGGGGAGCCGGGCGGGGCCCGGGCAGTCCCGGAGCCCGCGACGTGCGCGAGACCGTGCTCTCCGACTGGCTGCTGGCCGTCGAGGCGGACGCCGGCGACTGGCCCGCCGAGCGGCTCGACCTGCTCCAGGGCGTCACCCAGCTGATCGCCGTCGAGCGGGACCGCCGCGACGCGGCCCGTACGGTGCGCCGCCGGCTCGCCCAGGAGGTGCTGGAACTGGTCCAGACGGGCGCCCCGCCCGCCGAGATCGCCGCCCGCCTGCGGGTGGCCGCGCCGGTGCTCCTGCCGGGGCTGGGCACCGCCCCGCACTGGCAGGTCGTCGTGGCCCGGGTGGACTGGGAGGGCGGGGACATCGCGGGCGGACCCGTCGCCCAGTCGCTGCTGGAGGAAATCCTCGTAGATCCCTCCGTCTCCGGGCCGGAGCCCTCCGACCGGATCGCGGTCGCGCACGCCGGGGACGAGGCGATCGCCCTCGTGCCGCTGCCCGCGCCCGCCGGGGAGCCCGGTGAGGAGAAGGGCCCCGACACCGCCCTGCACGCGGAGACGCTGCTCGCGTCGGTACGCGACCCGCTCGCGGCCGGACTCGCCGACGACGGCCGCCTCACCCTGGGCGTCAGCGCGGCCGTGCACTCCGCCGAGGGGCTCCGCGGGGCCCTGGAGGAGGCCCGGCACGCCCGCCGGGTCGCCGCGGCCCGCCCGGGCCGGGTCTGCGCCGCCGGGCACCACGAGCTGGCCTCGCACGTCCTGCTGCTCCCGTTCGTCCCGGACGACGTCCGCCGCGCCTTCACGGCCCGGCTACTGGACCCGCTGCGGGACTACGACCGCCGCCACCGGGCGGAGCTCATCCCCACGCTCGAGGCCTTCCTGGACTGCGACGGCTCGTGGACCCGCTGCGCGACGCGGCTGCACCTCCACGTCAACACGCTGAGGTACCGGGTCGGGCGAATCGAGCAGTTGACGGCGAGGGACCTTTCCCGGCTGGAGGACAAGCTCGATTTCTTCCTCGCACTGCGGATGAGCTGA
- a CDS encoding pyruvate dehydrogenase, with product MAKQNVAEQFVDILVRAGVQRMYGVVGDSLNPVVDAIRRTGGIEWIQVRHEETAAFAAGAEAQITGTLAACAGSCGPGNLHLINGLYDAHRSMAPVLALASHIPSSEIGLGYFQETHPDRLFTECSHYSELISNPQQMPRVLQSAIQHAVGRSGVGVISLPGDIASLPAPEKSIEHALVTARPTVRPGDGEIDKLVRLVDEAGRVTLFCGSGTAGAHAEVMEFAGRVKAPVGHALRGKEWIQYDNPYDVGMSGLLGYGAAYEATHECDLLILLGTDFPYNAFLPDDVKIVQVDIRPEHLGRRSKLDLAVWGDVRETLRALNTRVKAKTDRRFLDRMLKKHADALEGVVKAYTRKVEKHTPIHPEYVAAVLDELADEDAVFTVDTGMCNVWAARYLSPNGKRRIIGSFSHGSMANALPQAIGAQFTDRGRQVVSMSGDGGFSMLMGDFLTLVQYDLPVKVVLFNNSSLGMVELEMLVSGLPSYGTTNKNPDFAAIARAAGAYGVRVEKPKQLTAALRDAFKHRGPALVDVVTDPNALSIPPRISAEMVTGFALSASKIVLDGGVGRMIQMARSNLRNVPRP from the coding sequence ATGGCCAAGCAGAACGTGGCGGAGCAGTTTGTCGACATCCTCGTGCGTGCGGGCGTACAGCGGATGTACGGAGTCGTCGGCGACAGCCTCAATCCCGTCGTGGACGCGATCCGGCGAACGGGTGGCATCGAGTGGATCCAGGTCCGCCACGAGGAGACGGCCGCCTTCGCGGCCGGCGCCGAGGCCCAGATCACCGGCACCCTCGCCGCCTGCGCGGGCTCCTGCGGCCCCGGCAACCTGCACCTCATCAACGGCCTCTACGACGCCCACCGCTCCATGGCCCCGGTCCTCGCGCTGGCCTCCCACATCCCCTCCAGCGAGATCGGCCTCGGCTACTTCCAGGAGACCCACCCCGACCGGCTGTTCACCGAGTGCAGTCACTACAGCGAGCTGATCTCCAACCCGCAGCAGATGCCCCGGGTCCTGCAGAGCGCCATCCAGCACGCGGTCGGCCGCAGCGGCGTCGGGGTGATCTCCCTGCCCGGCGACATCGCCTCCCTGCCCGCGCCGGAGAAGAGCATCGAGCACGCGCTCGTCACCGCCCGGCCGACCGTACGCCCCGGCGACGGCGAGATCGACAAGCTCGTCCGGCTCGTAGACGAGGCCGGCAGGGTCACCCTGTTCTGCGGCAGCGGCACGGCCGGCGCGCACGCCGAGGTCATGGAGTTCGCGGGCCGGGTCAAGGCCCCCGTCGGACACGCCCTGCGCGGCAAGGAGTGGATCCAGTACGACAATCCCTACGATGTCGGCATGAGCGGGCTGCTCGGCTACGGCGCGGCCTACGAGGCCACCCACGAGTGCGACCTGCTGATCCTGCTCGGCACGGACTTCCCGTACAACGCCTTCCTCCCCGACGACGTGAAGATCGTGCAGGTGGACATCCGGCCCGAACACCTCGGACGACGTTCGAAGTTGGACCTAGCGGTCTGGGGGGACGTACGGGAGACCCTGCGCGCACTGAACACCCGGGTGAAGGCCAAGACGGACCGCCGCTTCCTCGACCGGATGCTGAAGAAGCACGCGGACGCCCTGGAGGGCGTGGTGAAGGCGTACACGCGGAAGGTGGAGAAGCACACGCCGATCCACCCCGAGTACGTGGCCGCGGTCCTCGACGAACTCGCCGACGAGGACGCCGTTTTCACCGTCGACACGGGCATGTGCAACGTGTGGGCGGCGCGCTATCTTTCCCCGAACGGAAAGCGCCGCATCATCGGCTCCTTCAGTCACGGCTCCATGGCCAATGCCTTGCCGCAGGCCATCGGCGCACAGTTCACCGATCGCGGACGTCAAGTGGTGTCGATGTCGGGCGACGGTGGTTTCTCCATGCTGATGGGAGATTTCCTCACCCTGGTGCAGTACGACCTGCCCGTCAAAGTGGTCCTCTTCAACAACTCATCCCTGGGGATGGTCGAGTTGGAGATGCTGGTTTCCGGCCTGCCTTCGTACGGAACGACGAACAAAAACCCGGACTTCGCGGCGATCGCCCGCGCGGCGGGTGCGTACGGGGTCCGCGTGGAGAAGCCCAAGCAGCTCACGGCGGCTTTGAGGGATGCTTTCAAGCACAGGGGACCCGCCCTCGTGGACGTGGTGACCGACCCCAACGCACTGTCCATTCCGCCGAGGATCAGCGCCGAAATGGTGACCGGATTCGCACTTTCCGCCAGCAAGATCGTGCTGGACGGAGGGGTCGGCCGGATGATCCAGATGGCGCGATCCAACCTCCGCAACGTGCCGCGCCCTTGA
- a CDS encoding S8 family peptidase, which produces MRPISRTALGAAIAAVLAVTAVGPSTAQPSDGAPAAGTAAKRPLTGSDAAAKQPTAPVTVTLVTGDRILVSTDAAGRTAATAMPREDGSQPLVQTRQSGKDLYVYPESAIKALAAGTADEELFNVTGLIRQGYDDAHAKKLPLIAVYGTSTGAAGLARSAPRLPRGAEQSLVLDSIGGVALAADKEKAADFWADVTGADINPHARSAAAPLKKLWLDGKVQANLERSTKQINATAAWAAGFDGTGTKVAVLDTGTDLEHPDLKGRVAEAKNFTDSDTAEDRQGHGTHTISTVGGSGAASGGAKKGVAPGAQLLSGKVLNDSGYGLDSWIIAGMQWAVDSKADVVSMSLGDPSRLDCDDPMSVATEALAKSSGTLFVIAAGNSGPGNNTVSSPGCAPSVLTVGAVDRDDTTASFSSRGPAGLEHTLKPEIAAPGVGISAANMGGRGVYAYQSMSGTSMATPHVAGAAAIVKQRHPGWTPQQIKAALVGSANTAVPGDVRETGGGRLDVKAAIDTTVTSAPAVQGGTYNWPQDRSDRTGVQVPYTNTGTRPVTLNLAVEKVTGNDGSAVRSQVARLGQRTVTVPAGATVKVPLALDPAAKLERSQYGDVTGRVVATANGVHVSTPFSLYVEPETVTLRVKLIDRAGKPAAGPSSLDVIGTDDASGERRFNEGSTDQVYRVRPGAYFLSAFVGTPDAGADEPLIDSLTYLGRPQVEVKKDTVIVLDARKAARLSIATDRPTEARNTTLAFARSWDDAWLHAATAMGGRTIRGYYASVDGKAKDGSFEFGSYWRAAAPLLSELKANGGPVLHPLTASTGSDNLDGTGSAPLVNAGRGTAEELAAVAAKGAIVLVKTDDGALYEVADAAKAAGAKAVLAYRDAPGRWQGFTGYAGGSLPAVSVEAAEGQALLAKLAKGPVTLSWKGSAKSPYVYNLAQIEKGQVHGDRTYRVRDRDLGTVESAYQSMGVAADFIDLTGAYRPGGGAVYFGGMDTVAVPGRRTEFYSAGDTAWDHLVSSSFPWGEFMTDQHRTYRSGSKRAENWYDGVVGPVAQRDAEGKEQLAAERQGNMIGFSSAIWGDTGHYAQPGGFGDLGNVSLKVDGESLGDSGYPFGAFEVPAGEATYELTQQLEKFGQPTRTWQRSSGIQTTWTFRSKLDAAQYSQPLPILFPRISAPLDGMKTLAAANGQKIGLGVSGHGGYAPGALKSAKLSYSYDNGESWTGAKVSERGGQWTATVDHAGAAGKQVMLKVELTDVNGATVTQMVARAYDIR; this is translated from the coding sequence ATGCGCCCGATATCGCGTACGGCACTGGGAGCGGCCATCGCGGCCGTCCTGGCCGTCACGGCCGTGGGACCGTCCACGGCACAGCCGAGCGACGGAGCGCCCGCCGCGGGGACAGCGGCCAAGAGGCCCCTCACCGGCAGCGACGCGGCCGCGAAGCAGCCCACCGCACCCGTCACGGTGACCCTGGTCACCGGTGACCGGATCCTGGTCTCCACCGACGCGGCCGGCCGCACCGCCGCCACCGCGATGCCCCGCGAGGACGGCTCGCAGCCGCTCGTGCAGACCCGCCAGTCGGGCAAGGACCTGTACGTCTACCCCGAGAGCGCGATCAAGGCGCTCGCCGCGGGCACGGCCGACGAGGAACTCTTCAACGTCACCGGCCTGATCAGGCAGGGCTACGACGACGCGCATGCCAAGAAGCTCCCGCTCATCGCGGTGTACGGGACGTCGACGGGCGCCGCCGGCCTCGCGCGCAGCGCCCCGCGGCTGCCCCGCGGCGCCGAGCAGTCACTCGTCCTGGACTCCATCGGCGGCGTCGCGCTAGCCGCCGACAAGGAGAAGGCCGCCGACTTCTGGGCCGACGTCACGGGGGCCGACATCAACCCCCACGCGCGCTCTGCCGCCGCCCCGCTGAAGAAGCTGTGGCTGGACGGCAAGGTCCAGGCGAACCTGGAGCGGTCCACCAAGCAGATCAACGCCACCGCCGCGTGGGCCGCCGGATTCGACGGCACGGGCACCAAGGTCGCCGTCCTCGACACCGGCACCGACCTCGAACACCCCGACCTCAAGGGCCGGGTCGCCGAGGCGAAGAACTTCACCGACTCGGACACGGCCGAGGACCGCCAGGGCCACGGCACCCACACCATCTCCACGGTCGGCGGCTCCGGCGCCGCGAGCGGCGGCGCGAAGAAGGGCGTCGCCCCCGGCGCCCAGCTGCTCAGCGGCAAGGTCCTCAACGACTCCGGCTACGGCCTGGACTCGTGGATCATCGCCGGCATGCAGTGGGCCGTCGACAGCAAGGCCGACGTGGTCTCCATGAGCCTCGGCGACCCTTCCCGGCTCGACTGCGACGACCCGATGTCCGTCGCCACCGAGGCCCTCGCGAAGAGCAGCGGCACCCTCTTCGTCATCGCGGCCGGCAACTCCGGCCCCGGCAACAACACCGTGTCCTCCCCCGGTTGCGCGCCCAGCGTGCTGACCGTCGGCGCCGTCGACCGCGACGACACGACCGCCTCCTTCTCCAGTCGCGGCCCGGCCGGGCTGGAGCACACCCTCAAGCCCGAGATCGCCGCCCCCGGTGTCGGGATCTCCGCCGCCAACATGGGCGGCCGCGGGGTGTACGCGTACCAGTCCATGTCCGGCACCTCGATGGCCACCCCGCACGTCGCGGGCGCCGCCGCCATCGTCAAGCAGCGCCACCCCGGCTGGACCCCGCAGCAGATCAAGGCCGCGCTGGTCGGCTCCGCCAACACCGCGGTCCCGGGCGACGTACGGGAGACCGGCGGTGGCCGCCTCGACGTGAAGGCCGCCATCGACACCACCGTCACCAGCGCGCCCGCCGTCCAGGGCGGCACGTACAACTGGCCGCAGGACCGCAGCGACCGCACCGGCGTGCAGGTCCCGTACACCAACACGGGCACCAGGCCCGTCACGCTGAACCTCGCCGTCGAGAAGGTCACCGGCAACGACGGCTCCGCCGTCCGCAGCCAGGTCGCCCGCCTCGGGCAGCGCACCGTGACCGTCCCGGCCGGCGCCACCGTCAAGGTGCCGCTCGCCCTGGACCCCGCCGCGAAGCTGGAGCGGTCCCAGTACGGGGACGTCACCGGCCGCGTGGTCGCCACGGCGAACGGCGTGCACGTCTCCACCCCCTTCTCCCTCTACGTGGAGCCGGAGACGGTCACCCTGCGCGTGAAGCTCATCGACCGCGCGGGCAAGCCGGCCGCCGGCCCGTCCTCCCTGGACGTGATCGGCACCGACGACGCCTCCGGTGAGCGCCGCTTCAACGAGGGCTCCACCGACCAGGTCTACCGGGTCCGCCCGGGCGCGTACTTCCTCTCCGCCTTCGTCGGGACCCCCGACGCCGGGGCCGACGAGCCCCTGATCGACTCGCTCACCTACCTCGGCCGCCCGCAGGTGGAGGTCAAGAAGGACACGGTGATCGTCCTGGACGCCCGCAAGGCGGCCCGGCTGAGCATCGCGACCGACCGGCCCACCGAGGCCCGCAACACCACGCTCGCCTTCGCCCGCTCCTGGGACGACGCCTGGCTGCACGCGGCCACCGCCATGGGCGGCCGGACCATCCGCGGCTACTACGCCTCGGTCGACGGCAAGGCGAAGGACGGTTCGTTCGAGTTCGGCAGCTACTGGCGGGCGGCCGCGCCGCTGCTCTCCGAGCTGAAGGCGAACGGCGGTCCCGTACTGCACCCGCTCACCGCCTCCACCGGCAGCGACAACCTCGACGGCACCGGCAGCGCGCCGCTCGTCAACGCGGGCAGGGGCACCGCCGAGGAGCTCGCGGCCGTCGCGGCCAAGGGCGCGATCGTGCTGGTCAAGACGGACGACGGCGCACTCTACGAGGTCGCGGACGCCGCGAAGGCGGCCGGTGCCAAGGCCGTCCTCGCCTACCGCGACGCCCCCGGCCGCTGGCAGGGCTTCACCGGCTACGCGGGGGGCTCGCTCCCGGCGGTGTCCGTCGAGGCGGCCGAGGGGCAGGCCCTGCTGGCCAAGCTGGCGAAGGGCCCGGTCACGCTGAGCTGGAAGGGCAGCGCGAAGAGCCCGTACGTCTACAACCTCGCCCAGATCGAGAAGGGCCAGGTCCACGGCGACCGCACCTACCGGGTGCGCGACCGCGACCTCGGCACCGTCGAGTCCGCGTACCAGTCGATGGGCGTCGCGGCCGACTTCATCGACCTGACCGGCGCCTACCGGCCTGGCGGCGGCGCCGTGTACTTCGGCGGCATGGACACCGTCGCGGTGCCGGGCAGGCGCACCGAGTTCTACTCGGCCGGGGACACGGCCTGGGACCACCTGGTCTCCAGCAGCTTCCCGTGGGGCGAGTTCATGACGGACCAGCACCGCACGTACAGGTCCGGCTCCAAGCGCGCCGAGAACTGGTACGACGGGGTCGTCGGACCGGTGGCGCAGCGCGATGCCGAGGGCAAGGAGCAGTTGGCCGCCGAGCGGCAGGGCAACATGATCGGCTTCTCCTCCGCGATCTGGGGCGACACCGGGCACTACGCCCAGCCGGGCGGGTTCGGAGACCTCGGCAACGTCTCCCTCAAGGTCGACGGCGAGTCGCTGGGCGACAGCGGCTACCCGTTCGGGGCCTTCGAGGTCCCGGCCGGCGAGGCCACGTACGAACTGACCCAGCAGCTGGAGAAGTTCGGCCAGCCGACCCGTACCTGGCAGCGCTCCTCGGGGATCCAGACCACCTGGACCTTCCGCTCGAAGCTGGACGCCGCGCAGTACTCGCAGCCCCTCCCGATCCTCTTCCCGAGGATCTCCGCCCCGCTGGACGGCATGAAGACGCTGGCCGCGGCCAACGGCCAGAAGATCGGACTCGGGGTCAGCGGGCACGGGGGCTACGCGCCCGGCGCGCTCAAGTCCGCGAAGCTGTCGTACTCGTACGACAACGGCGAGAGCTGGACCGGGGCGAAGGTCAGCGAGCGCGGTGGGCAGTGGACCGCGACCGTGGACCACGCCGGAGCCGCGGGCAAGCAGGTCATGCTCAAGGTCGAGCTGACCGATGTGAACGGCGCTACCGTCACCCAGATGGTCGCGCGGGCGTACGACATTCGTTAA
- a CDS encoding DUF2637 domain-containing protein has product MRLTDISLDWLLPGSLLILGVLAAVAVLARGKREGEKAAAAEDSWERSEERRRRKEAVYGTASYVLLFCCAAVAAALSFHGLVGFGRQNLNLSGGWEYLVPFGLDGAAMFCSVLAVREASHGDAALGSRMLVWLFAGAAAWFNWVHAPRGIGHDGAPQFFSGMSLSAAVLFDRALKQTRRAALREQGLIPRPLPQIRMVRWLRAPRETFGAWSLMLLEGVRTLDEAVDEVREDKKEKEQDRHRRREQHRLDRAHIKALGRQNRAFGRVARARQVDVPGLAPGAGSAPVGAEPAIAETGQLPLRRRPSLQAVGATEPADTAGGPRTVDLTAEDDTQTLPRLDSLERKLKDLEQQFG; this is encoded by the coding sequence ATGAGACTGACCGACATATCGCTGGACTGGCTGCTGCCCGGCAGCCTGCTGATCCTGGGCGTGCTTGCGGCAGTTGCGGTACTGGCCCGGGGCAAGCGCGAAGGCGAGAAGGCCGCGGCGGCCGAGGACAGCTGGGAGCGCAGCGAGGAACGGCGGCGGCGCAAGGAAGCCGTCTACGGGACCGCCTCCTACGTCCTGCTCTTCTGCTGCGCGGCGGTCGCCGCCGCGCTCTCCTTCCACGGTCTGGTCGGCTTCGGCCGGCAAAACCTCAACCTCTCCGGGGGCTGGGAGTACCTGGTCCCCTTCGGGCTCGACGGCGCCGCCATGTTCTGTTCGGTGCTCGCCGTCCGCGAGGCCAGCCACGGCGACGCCGCCCTCGGCTCGCGCATGCTGGTCTGGCTGTTCGCGGGCGCGGCCGCCTGGTTCAACTGGGTGCACGCCCCGCGCGGGATCGGCCACGACGGGGCTCCGCAGTTCTTCTCCGGCATGTCGCTCTCGGCGGCCGTGCTCTTCGACCGGGCCCTGAAGCAGACCCGCCGGGCCGCACTGCGCGAACAGGGCCTGATCCCCCGGCCGTTGCCGCAGATCCGGATGGTCCGCTGGCTGCGTGCGCCGCGGGAGACCTTCGGCGCGTGGTCGCTGATGCTGCTGGAAGGGGTGCGCACCCTCGACGAAGCCGTGGACGAGGTGCGCGAGGACAAGAAGGAGAAGGAGCAGGACCGGCACCGCAGGCGGGAGCAGCACCGCCTGGACCGGGCGCACATCAAGGCGCTCGGCCGGCAGAACCGGGCGTTCGGGCGCGTGGCCCGCGCCCGTCAGGTCGATGTGCCGGGGCTGGCCCCCGGAGCGGGCTCCGCGCCGGTCGGCGCGGAGCCGGCCATAGCGGAAACCGGACAGCTGCCACTACGACGCCGGCCCTCCCTGCAGGCCGTGGGCGCAACCGAACCCGCTGACACGGCCGGCGGTCCCCGAACGGTGGACCTCACCGCCGAGGACGATACGCAGACGCTCCCGAGGCTCGACTCGCTCGAGCGCAAACTGAAGGATCTGGAGCAGCAGTTCGGCTGA
- a CDS encoding (2Fe-2S)-binding protein, whose protein sequence is MTLTAPSAVEPAQRHVRPVRTIAPVGSPVADAYARLADAYGGLRVTELAAHEPSPRGVGWVGADGLAAGGAALEEFLAWDEAQVLRDYGHRARPDVVAGFGLHRYAWPACLLITVPWFLERRVPLLPPESVSFHRTDGRMAVRVGSFACLPGDPAAALPGARVVPDEEALRAEVRAAVAQHLEPLLEGFGPRMRRGRRALWGMVTDEVVEGLWYVGNLLGAAEERRAVRELELLLPGATAPYTGGAAFRTLEAHDGRELPTRDRASCCFFYTIRPEETCTTCPRTCDTDRVARLTADSGTPAASG, encoded by the coding sequence ATGACCCTCACGGCCCCCTCGGCCGTCGAACCCGCCCAAAGACACGTCCGCCCCGTACGCACCATCGCCCCGGTCGGCTCTCCGGTGGCGGACGCCTACGCCCGGCTGGCGGACGCCTACGGCGGCCTCCGCGTCACCGAGCTCGCCGCGCACGAACCCTCCCCTCGCGGTGTGGGGTGGGTCGGCGCGGACGGGCTCGCGGCGGGCGGTGCGGCCCTGGAGGAGTTCCTCGCCTGGGACGAGGCGCAGGTACTGCGTGATTACGGTCACCGGGCGCGGCCCGACGTGGTGGCGGGCTTCGGGCTGCACCGGTACGCGTGGCCGGCCTGCCTGCTGATCACCGTGCCGTGGTTCCTGGAACGGCGGGTGCCCCTGCTGCCCCCGGAGTCCGTGTCCTTCCACCGGACCGACGGCCGGATGGCGGTCCGGGTCGGATCCTTCGCCTGCCTGCCCGGCGACCCGGCGGCCGCTCTCCCCGGGGCCCGGGTCGTGCCCGACGAGGAGGCGCTGCGCGCAGAGGTGCGGGCCGCGGTGGCCCAGCACCTCGAACCACTCCTGGAAGGCTTCGGCCCCCGCATGCGGCGCGGGCGGCGGGCCCTGTGGGGCATGGTGACCGACGAGGTCGTCGAGGGCCTCTGGTACGTCGGCAACCTGCTCGGCGCCGCCGAGGAGCGGCGGGCCGTGCGCGAGCTGGAACTGCTCCTGCCCGGCGCCACGGCGCCCTACACGGGCGGTGCCGCCTTCCGCACGCTCGAAGCCCACGACGGCCGGGAACTGCCCACCCGCGACCGGGCCAGCTGCTGCTTCTTCTACACGATCCGGCCCGAGGAGACGTGCACCACCTGCCCCCGCACCTGCGACACGGACCGCGTCGCCCGTCTGACGGCGGACTCCGGGACACCGGCCGCGTCCGGCTGA
- a CDS encoding ATP-binding protein produces MRRADLRAVGEVRRALRELMRHRCRAEAAEVAELLVTELVTNALVHTDQGAEVSATLAADRLRVEVRDYASRRPTPHVPSADDGTHGRGLVLVQALADAWGVDALGLALGGGKVVWFELDGADGTGPA; encoded by the coding sequence GTGCGGCGGGCCGACCTCAGAGCGGTGGGTGAAGTCCGCAGGGCGTTGAGGGAGTTGATGCGCCACCGGTGCAGAGCGGAGGCGGCCGAGGTGGCCGAGCTGTTGGTCACCGAGCTCGTCACCAACGCCCTCGTCCACACTGATCAGGGCGCCGAGGTCTCCGCGACCCTCGCCGCGGACCGTCTGCGGGTGGAGGTCCGTGACTACGCCTCCCGCCGGCCCACGCCGCACGTACCGTCCGCCGACGACGGTACGCACGGCAGGGGGCTGGTGCTGGTGCAGGCACTCGCCGACGCCTGGGGCGTGGACGCGCTGGGACTGGCGCTGGGCGGGGGCAAGGTGGTGTGGTTCGAGCTCGACGGGGCGGACGGCACCGGGCCCGCCTGA